One Balaenoptera acutorostrata chromosome 5, mBalAcu1.1, whole genome shotgun sequence genomic window, CATCTTCATGGCCTTGCTTGAAACGGCTCTCAGCAGAGAGCTCCAGAAATAGCATGGCTGGGCTCAGCGGCCCACGAACCTGCTTGGTGCAGACAGACCAAGCTGGTCACAGGGCGGGAGGCGAACGGGTAAAATCGAAGAGCGACTACATTCCCTGCCGCCGAAGCTTCGACCTGTAACTCTCATCCCTACAGGGGACGGGAGAGGACGACTGGGCCTCAACCCACAGGCTGCGGAGGTTgcagtgggtggggaggagaacTCCCAGCGCGAAGTGAGGCAGAAAGAACATCGTTCTTAACCACTAAAAGTGATTAGACgccataaaaaataattgcaCCTATTTAGTGTCAAATAAGGTCTGCTGTAGATAGCGGAGGAAAAGGCCGAGTGTAGATCACAGATGGGAGACGGAATTCCTGCCGTATATGACGTGATGCTGGTGTGTAAGAGGACCTGCAGGCTCTTGCTGAACGGGTCTCTGGTCCTGGAGAAACTGTGCAGAGGTGGCTGCTCGATTCAACTAGGTCGCAGGTTAAGTCATTCGGCGTATTCCCATTCCTCAGAACTGTGACTCTTGAACCCTCTCCCCATCTGTGCCTCTCCAAATAAGCTCTTAGGGTCGCCACATGTTTATAGGATCCCCTCACCAGCTGAGGTTTCCTGAGTACCTGCACCTGAAAATTTACCTCCCCAGACTTGTGTCATGAACCTGTTTGCTTGGCAGGTTTCCAAAAGAAGCCTATAATCACcataaaatcatcatcatcactaaaTTAACAGTTATTTGTCATTAAAACCgtgatttttaaaactctcataCTATGATTGCTTTGCTTGCTGGCTTGGCTTTTTAAACACTAAAACATAAAGGTGAATGTATGAGAAAAATCACTTTCTCCTCATATCAGATAATCGAGTGGCTAAGAATAACACAATCTTTAAACTAGAAGGGGTTTTCCAACAGGTCTCCCTTACATCCAGAGATGAAAGCCAGACAAACCCTGGGTTGGttcttccttttattaaaaatggaGTTATTGAGATATTAAACACTTAATATTTTCCATATGGATGGAGAGGAAGAGCAGTTTCAGATAGACATCTGAGTAGAGTTATCATTGCTTTATGCAGAGGAGTGGAGGATTTGGCTCAAACCAGAAGCAGATATGAAGTTCATGAGGGTGGGGGAGACAGTGAACAACCAACATTTCTTTACTGACATGATCTTTTTTTAGCTTGTGTTGTCCTGGACACCCTTCCCTAAGGGGCTTAAACCTAGAATGTGGTCAACCTTCACTTGGTCATCTTTGACCCAAGGCCAAAGGTCACTGATTTCTGCTTTGGAGATTGAGGTCCAAGTTACAGAGTTATGTACCCTGGAGATTAGGAAaccatttttgctttttctttgaagAAGTTGTGTAAACTACTTTAACAAAGATTGGATTGGCTAATATGAAATCAGCTTCCAATAACAAATTTATTCTCAGTTACGTCACAgatgttagagctggaaggggcccTTAGAGATCACTGTCCAATCCCTTTAGTTCACAGATGAtaactgaagctcaaagaagtGAAGTGTAAGAATCAAATTTCTACATACTCCACCGAGAAATTTCAACTTCACTGTTCTTTAAAATCAAGGTTTCTGAACATTGGCACTTATCATGACTtatcattaattaaaataattattaattatcaaAATAACATTATCGTAAATGCTCCCcccccctttttatttttttactaatcTTGTTTGCTCCGAAATTGATTTCTTAAAGACTAAGTTTTGTCTGTATTGAGAGTTACACTTTTATATCAATGTTAGTGTCTCGAATATAATTCAGCTTCCTGTGATTGCTTAGACCTTATGTGTCAGTGAAATCTCTACACAAACATTGACAAAAAAATACAAGTACTCTACTCAATTTGATATTGGGAGAATTTCAGAAAAATGCAACTCATTCTTCTAAAAGCCACATAAGCAGGAAAAAATTGTAATACAACACACAAAAACTATgaaaattagatattttatttatagtttaatCACAAGAACAATTTTCTTGTTCTTCCAAGACGTAAATACATACTAGAATAAACTCTGtagaatatacaaaaaatacatacttttctcatgaaatttttctttataataaatagaAGGAAACACGTGTGTGGCTGATCCTGATAATGCTCCGTGACTGCTTAGGTTTTCAGcctgttgatttatttttaatctcttgaaAGAATGGGGGAGTTCCTTCTCCCCTAAAAGGTCGAGATAAATAATACATGAAGCAATCCTCCCTcctgatttttcccttttcctccacATTTCTCCTTTTGATAGAGAGTTCAGCCTAAATTTCCACGCTTGCATTCAATCATTACAAAGTCTACAAATTATACAATGACTTCTAACCTGGCCCTCTAACAAAACAACGTTTTCCCCCTTATAAATCATAAGAGACAGATggcaaaatggagaagaaaaaggaaagagaagggcgGGACAATAGGCATTGTGACGAATCTGGGAAACAGAACAAAGTGCACATCAGAGAGGGAAAGTTTGGTTTGACAGGTGAAATTCCCACAGCCCGCAGACAGCACTGGGAATAAAGCAGATGCCAGCCATTGCAAATCTGTGGATAATATTATTACCGGTAAAATCATTCAGATGCTAAGATACATTTCTTTCTACTCGACATTAACATCTCTACATAGAAGCAAAGGTGAAGAGATCACAGGAACCAGTTGCATTCCCCCTGGGAGATTCACACGCACTGCACCGAGAGAGGGGAGGAGCGTCAGTCCGCTCTGCAAACTCTTTAGGCATGCCACCTTCATCTCTTCCCAGCATCTTTTTCGCTTTAAGAAGTGCCCCCCAAACCATCCTCTCTGACAATAAGCTCCATCACACCAATAAATTAGAGAGCCCGTCTGAATGAAGGAAGCCCTTCGCCAAGGAAGGCAACAAACAACCGAGGAATCATAACGTCTACACCTGCTCTGAGCAGTGAGATGGTTTCTGGGGCATGGAAAGCGGGGTCAggagagaggtgggaggagggcttGAACGGGGACAGGAAAGGGTAGCCGCTAAGGCCTGGCGTGGGTAGCAGAGATGGCGGCTCTATATACAGTCCCTGACTATGGGCAGGTGAGGTGCGTAGCGGTGCTTGTCGGGAGGTGGGGACTGCCAATAGTCCATGTCTGAACCCGCCGGGCTGGCAGGAGATAAAGTGCAGCTGTAGGGAGAGGTGGAGTTGGAGGAGGCGGAGGAAGACGGCGCGGGGCTGTTCGTGCAGCTCCACGTGGAGGCAGGCGAAGGGCTATCTCCGCTGTTGCCCAGGGCGGCACTAGAGCCTCCGGGGCTCAGCAAGACGGCCTCGGAGAAGAGCGCCCCCGgcaggccgccgccgccgccgccgccgcagtgGTCAGCCAGGCGCAGTGTCTCGGTGAGCGCCCATATGTAGTTATGGGCGAAACGCAGGGTCTCGATCTTGGTGAGCTTGGCGTCCTCGGGGAACGTGGGGAGCACCTCACGCAGCGCGTCCAGCGCCGCGTTGAGGTTATGCATGCGGTTGCGCTCGCGGTTGTTGGCCTTCAATCTACGGGTCTTCTTGATGCGCTGCACCGTCTCGGCCGTCTTGGCTCCGCGAGAAACGGCCCGCGCCCTGGAGGGGCGCCGCTTGCACTCGTGCACCAGACCCAGCAGCCGCGCTGGCCGGCAGCCCTCGGCCCCTCCCGGCGAGCCAGCCCGCGCCCCGGCCCCGGCTCCGGCCCCACGCTGCCGACGCGCCCCGCCCGACGCGCccagctcctcctcttcctcctcgtcGGCGCTGGAAGATAGGGGGGTGAGAGCCGCCGAGGCGGGGGAGGCCGAGCCGAGCAGCACCAGCACGTCCTCTTCCTCCTTCAACTCCAAGGTCTCAGATTTGACGAACATCCTGGAgaagagagcagagagggagaaagaaccaAACGAGGTGTCAGGATAGAAGCAGAGGCATGTTTTTGGTGTCACCGGGATGTACTGCTGCGCGCACCCGAGAAGACCCCCTCGGAACGGCGCCAAGGAGGAAGGTAAATTGGGGAGGAAACCCCTCCAGTGCTCCCCAAGCTCAGGAGCGCCCCTTGTTGTGACCCCGTCGCCAGCCAGCTGAGTCCCGAACTCTACGGGCCGCCCTGACGGCTGTGTTCCCGCCCCGGAAAGGGCTGCGGCCCCCGTGACAAAGATTCAGCGCGAGCGAAGGGCGTTCGGGCGTGGTGGGGCGGAGTGAGGGAAACACCCTTCCAAGTTGGAAGCCGCCGCGCGGATACTTACTTGGTTCGCTCTCTAAATGTGCCTCGGCGTCGCTATTACTTTGGCGTGTGCTGCGATTCTCCGAGCAGCCCGGAGCGCAGTGCTGCCCCTTCTGCCGCCTTGGAAGCAGCGGGCCTGGCGCTACTGCGGCGCGGCTCCGCGGGGGACCTCTCCGTCGTGCGAGTTTGCCAAGAGCCCCGGCGGCCGCGGCGACCCGCCCGGGTCTCGTGTGTTGTGCTGGTGGTGCGTGTCTGTCTGTCAGTCAGTCCCCGGCCGTGCGGCTCCTGGCACGCGACTCCCAGGCACTCCAGTTAAAGCGAAGCTGCTTGTGGTTCAGTGGCTGCGTGTCTGGCACACGACTCTCCTTAAAACCCCTTATATACCACCAAGAAAACAATCAGATCTGCCCCCGGGGCCCCCATCTCCCCCCatccgcggccgccgccgcctcctcccccTGTGCCGGCCCCCCTTCTCCCCCGCTTTTCCCTCCCCGGCTTACTCTTTTCATTGCATTATCatcattcatttctttctctttcttcacccacttcccccctcccctggccctgccatccatcctcctcctcccatcGCCCCCGCCTCTCTTCTCCCCCTTTATCTAATCAGCATAAAATGGTTCTAAAGCTCCTGCCGGAGCTCGAGGCTGCGGTCGGAGTGCTGAAGCGGTGGCGGCTGCACCGGCTCAAGCTGCGGCTGTTGTCGCCGCCGCTGCCCATTGTGATTGGTGGCTCGCGCTCGGCTGGAGCGTGCCGCTAATTTATTAATGAATGGAGGTCGCGAGGCGCAGCTGGCCAATCAGGGCGCCCGGGACTCCGGGAGGCCTGCGAGCCACGCGCACCGGAGCCCGCTTCCTTTCAGCGGCTCATTAGGGGCCGGGGGCGCCGGGGGCCGGTGGGGAGACCAAGGCGACCGCCCCCGCCCGGGTCCTTGCGgctgcaccccacccccgccccgacgcgcgcgcgcgcgcaccgCAACGGGCGCTGCCCGGCCTCCGAGCTCCCGGACGTCGGGATCCGAGGAATTAGTTAATGGGGGTCAGAATCCCAGGGAAAGCAGTTAGCCCTTTGGTGCTGCCGGACGTCTCTTGGCAAAGCTTCTTAGGAGCTGTACCAAATAGTAAACTATTTAAAAACGCTTTCATTTGGTTAAAGGAGGAATGGGATATGGATGACGAGCTGTGGGCACTTGGTGGGCAAGCGTGTTTAGGTTCCAGAAGGACTGACGTGGGAGGATGAAGAGAGAGGAGATTGGAGGATTCATAGGGGCGTCTCCTGCCAGGGCAGATAGAATAGGGGAGCAGCTGATAGGCTTTTAGGGGATGTGAGAATGAAAGCACTCACATATGAGAACGAAAAGGGACCTCCTCATTTTACGTGTGACACACTGAGGCTCCGAGCACGggtataggtttttggtttgctgggggtggggggcgttaGGGTTAACCCCAGTTTATGGCGGGGCGGGACAGCAAAGAGGCTTCCTGCGTGGAGGGCAGGGGGAAGAGCGGCCGACTTGCAGCTCCCTCCAGCGAATGGGCTGCGTTGACATCTCCATGACCTCTGCTCCGCGCTGGGGGGCGTTGTAGGGACATGGGGCCCGTCCTCCCGATTCTGCCGGCTtttcaataggaaaaaaagagctggagggcTAGTGGACCTCGAAGGGAACTAGTTCTGAATTGCTC contains:
- the NEUROG2 gene encoding neurogenin-2: MFVKSETLELKEEEDVLVLLGSASPASAALTPLSSSADEEEEEELGASGGARRQRGAGAGAGARAGSPGGAEGCRPARLLGLVHECKRRPSRARAVSRGAKTAETVQRIKKTRRLKANNRERNRMHNLNAALDALREVLPTFPEDAKLTKIETLRFAHNYIWALTETLRLADHCGGGGGGGLPGALFSEAVLLSPGGSSAALGNSGDSPSPASTWSCTNSPAPSSSASSNSTSPYSCTLSPASPAGSDMDYWQSPPPDKHRYAPHLPIVRDCI